One region of Oncorhynchus mykiss isolate Arlee chromosome 8, USDA_OmykA_1.1, whole genome shotgun sequence genomic DNA includes:
- the LOC110529319 gene encoding B-cell lymphoma/leukemia 11B isoform X1, with protein sequence MSRRKQGNPQHLPLSQRETIRPEANHELGVGTRSPEPSTPSPTPRRAGPGEHDLLTCGRCQTKFPLGDILVFIEHKRRRCSGGGRAPGGFSKPGERGNPVLLRGGAVPVEVGVQVTPHGEEEEERRLTPAKGICPKQERGNTGKDEPSSYICTSCKQTFTSAWFLLQHAQHTHGIRIYLDTHPSNYTLTPRMALPPPMGGGDSLPRSPLPTFLGDTSNSFHLLRMAAPLLREHHPHHPQHPHHPRPPPGYLDTRLPATPPFVRPPPPRHLLERLGPEEMGPLLFQHPSAFERVMRLTPMDPPSMDFSRRLRELAVGNNTNNGGPTPPLSPTRVPPMHRLLSPTLFQSGSKPPPFLTYPPQPPTPQGNATTPPQGQNQAQVQAQAKSKSCEFCGKTFKFQSNLIVHRRSHTGERPYKCHLCDHACSQASKLKRHMKTHIHKSGSLGSSPEQENRGEVGEGEEKSREGEGRMGMDNEEEEEDEEEEEEEEEIEDEEEMRNGLSRPESNLSMDSEFHKNRENGSRPSPDEKPHGGDRVTESGGVGIMHPYNHLDNHLRLAPSKKTMSLDRERQPNRESREEGDAGRGEMEIERDRERALDRAMGRAMDREREIEREERPLMNGRISGSEDSFSGLFHRRPTPITSPNPSNKRIKVEKELELPAAPTLISPENMYSQLLAGYAASRHFIREPFLHGFSDAHQSPFATSSEHSSSETGSLRFSTSPGEFLEGVGASGRSGSSTPHLLRGPGPGRPPSKESRRSDTCEYCGKIFKNCSNLTVHRRSHTGERPYKCDLCSYACAQSSKLTRHMKTHGQFGKEVYRCDICHMPFSVYSTLEKHMKKWHGEHLMASDVKLEEAERG encoded by the exons CCGAGGCCAATCATGAGTTGGGGGTGGGAACTCGCTCCCCGGAGCCGTCCACTCCCAGCCCCACTCCGAGGAGGGCGGGACCAGGGGAGCATGACCTCTTGACCTGTGGGAGGTGCCAGACCAAATTCCCTCTGGGAGACATCCTGGTCTTCATAGAGCATAAGAGACGACGGTGCAGTGGGGGAGGCCGCGCCCCTGGGGGGTTCTCCAAACCGGGCGAAAGGGGGAACCCCGTCTTGCTGCGGGGAGGGGCGGTGCCGGTGGAGGTGGGGGTGCAGGTGACCCCTCatggggaggaagaagaggagaggaggctgacGCCCGCTAAAGGAATCTGTCCCAAGCAGGAAAGAGGGAACACAG gTAAAGATGAGCCGTCCAGCTACATTTGCACCTCTTGTAAACAGACCTTCACCAGCGCCTGGTTCCTGCTCCAGCACGCCCAACACACCCACGGCATCCGCATCTATCTGGACACACACCCCTCCAACTACACCCTCACCCCTCGCATGGCCCTCCCCCCTCCCATGGGCGGGGGAGACTCCCTCCCTCGTTCTCCCTTACCAACCTTTCTGGGGGACACCTCTAACTCCTTCCACCTCCTCCGGATGGCGGCGCCACTACTCAGGGAGCACCACCCACACCATCCCCAACACCCTCACCACCCCCGTCCCCCTCCGGGCTATCTGGACACCCGGCTCCCTGCCACCCCACCCTTCGTCAGACCCCCGCCCCCCAGACACCTCCTGGAGCGCCTGGGTCCAGAGGAGATGGGGCCCCTGCTCTTCCAGCACCCCAGTGCCTTCGAGAGGGTGATGCGTCTGACCCCAATGGATCCTCCTTCCATGGACTTCTCCAGAAGGCTCAGAGAGCTGGCGGTTGGCAACAATACTAACAACGGAGGCCCTACACCTCCTCTCTCGCCCACCCGGGTGCCCCCCATGCACCGCCTGCTGAGTCCAACTCTCTTCCAGTCGGGCTCCAAGCCCCCACCGTTCCTCACCTACCCCCCACAGCCCCCCACGCCTCAGGGAAACGCCACCACTCCTCCCCAGGGCCAGAACCAGGCCCAG gtcCAGGCCCAAGCCAAGTCCAAGTCCTGTGAGTTTTGTGGGAAGACCTTCAAGTTCCAGAGCAACCTGATAGTCCACAGACGGagtcacacaggagagaggcccTACAAGTGTCATCTGTGTGACCATGCCTGTTCTCAAGCCTCCAAGCTGAAGAGACACAtgaagacacacatacacaagtcaGGCTCCCTGGGGAGCTCCCCTGaacaggagaatagaggagaggtaggagagggggaggagaagagcagagagggggagggaagaatgGGGATGGAcaacgaggaggaggaagaggatgaggaagaggaagaagaggaggaggaaattgaggatgaggaggagatgaggaacgGCCTAAGTAGGCCTGAGTCTAACCTGAGCATGGACTCAGAGTTCCACAAGAACAGGGAGAATGGGTCGAGGCCTTCCCCAGACGAGAAGCCTCATGGTGGGGATAGAGTGACGGAGAGCGGAGGGGTGGGTATCATGCACCCATACAACCACCTGGACAATCACCTGAGGCTGGCCCCTTCCAAGAAGACCATGAGTCTGGACAGGGAGAGGCAGCCTAATAGAGAgtcgagagaggagggagatgcagggaggggggagatggagattgagcgggacagagagcgagcgTTGGACAGGGCGATGGGCAGagcgatggacagagagagagagattgaaagagaggagaggcccTTGATGAACGGAAGGATTAGTGGGTCTGAAGACTCTTTCTCTGGACTGTTCCACCGCCGGCCCACCCCCATCACCAGCCCCAACCCCTCCAACAAGAGAATCAAG gtggagaaggagttGGAGCTCCCCGCGGCTCCGACCCTCATCTCCCCAGAGAACATGTATTCCCAGCTCCTGGCGGGCTACGCCGCTTCACGCCACTTCATCAGAGAACCCTTCCTCCACGGCTTCAGTGACGCCCACCAGTCCCCCTTCGCCACCTCCTCAGAGCACTCCTCCTCCGAGACGGGTTCCCTccgcttctccacctctcctggGGAATTCCTGGAGGGAGTGGGCGCATCGGGCCGCAGCGGCAGCTCCACCCCTCACCTCCTGCGGGGTCCCGGGCCGGGTCGACCCCCTAGTAAGGAGAGCAGACGGAGCGACACCTGTGAGTACTGTGGGAAGATATTCAAGAACTGCAGCAACCTGACGGTGCACCGACGTAGCCACACGGGAGAGAGGCCCTACAAGTGTGACCTGTGCAGCTACGCCTGCGCACAGAGCTCCAAGCTAACTCGCCACATGAAGACCCACGGGCAGTTTGGGAAGGAGGTGTACCGCTGTGACATCTGCCACATGCCCTTCAGCGTCTACAGCACCCTGGAGAAACACATGAAGAAGTGGCACGGGGAACACTTGATGGCCAGCGACGTCAAActggaggaggctgagagaggctag
- the LOC110529319 gene encoding B-cell lymphoma/leukemia 11B isoform X2 yields the protein MLNIKQVLWCGMELWHFAAEANHELGVGTRSPEPSTPSPTPRRAGPGEHDLLTCGRCQTKFPLGDILVFIEHKRRRCSGGGRAPGGFSKPGERGNPVLLRGGAVPVEVGVQVTPHGEEEEERRLTPAKGICPKQERGNTGKDEPSSYICTSCKQTFTSAWFLLQHAQHTHGIRIYLDTHPSNYTLTPRMALPPPMGGGDSLPRSPLPTFLGDTSNSFHLLRMAAPLLREHHPHHPQHPHHPRPPPGYLDTRLPATPPFVRPPPPRHLLERLGPEEMGPLLFQHPSAFERVMRLTPMDPPSMDFSRRLRELAVGNNTNNGGPTPPLSPTRVPPMHRLLSPTLFQSGSKPPPFLTYPPQPPTPQGNATTPPQGQNQAQVQAQAKSKSCEFCGKTFKFQSNLIVHRRSHTGERPYKCHLCDHACSQASKLKRHMKTHIHKSGSLGSSPEQENRGEVGEGEEKSREGEGRMGMDNEEEEEDEEEEEEEEEIEDEEEMRNGLSRPESNLSMDSEFHKNRENGSRPSPDEKPHGGDRVTESGGVGIMHPYNHLDNHLRLAPSKKTMSLDRERQPNRESREEGDAGRGEMEIERDRERALDRAMGRAMDREREIEREERPLMNGRISGSEDSFSGLFHRRPTPITSPNPSNKRIKVEKELELPAAPTLISPENMYSQLLAGYAASRHFIREPFLHGFSDAHQSPFATSSEHSSSETGSLRFSTSPGEFLEGVGASGRSGSSTPHLLRGPGPGRPPSKESRRSDTCEYCGKIFKNCSNLTVHRRSHTGERPYKCDLCSYACAQSSKLTRHMKTHGQFGKEVYRCDICHMPFSVYSTLEKHMKKWHGEHLMASDVKLEEAERG from the exons ATGCTTAACATTAAGCAGGTTCTCTGGTGTGGTATGGAATTATGGCATTTTGCAG CCGAGGCCAATCATGAGTTGGGGGTGGGAACTCGCTCCCCGGAGCCGTCCACTCCCAGCCCCACTCCGAGGAGGGCGGGACCAGGGGAGCATGACCTCTTGACCTGTGGGAGGTGCCAGACCAAATTCCCTCTGGGAGACATCCTGGTCTTCATAGAGCATAAGAGACGACGGTGCAGTGGGGGAGGCCGCGCCCCTGGGGGGTTCTCCAAACCGGGCGAAAGGGGGAACCCCGTCTTGCTGCGGGGAGGGGCGGTGCCGGTGGAGGTGGGGGTGCAGGTGACCCCTCatggggaggaagaagaggagaggaggctgacGCCCGCTAAAGGAATCTGTCCCAAGCAGGAAAGAGGGAACACAG gTAAAGATGAGCCGTCCAGCTACATTTGCACCTCTTGTAAACAGACCTTCACCAGCGCCTGGTTCCTGCTCCAGCACGCCCAACACACCCACGGCATCCGCATCTATCTGGACACACACCCCTCCAACTACACCCTCACCCCTCGCATGGCCCTCCCCCCTCCCATGGGCGGGGGAGACTCCCTCCCTCGTTCTCCCTTACCAACCTTTCTGGGGGACACCTCTAACTCCTTCCACCTCCTCCGGATGGCGGCGCCACTACTCAGGGAGCACCACCCACACCATCCCCAACACCCTCACCACCCCCGTCCCCCTCCGGGCTATCTGGACACCCGGCTCCCTGCCACCCCACCCTTCGTCAGACCCCCGCCCCCCAGACACCTCCTGGAGCGCCTGGGTCCAGAGGAGATGGGGCCCCTGCTCTTCCAGCACCCCAGTGCCTTCGAGAGGGTGATGCGTCTGACCCCAATGGATCCTCCTTCCATGGACTTCTCCAGAAGGCTCAGAGAGCTGGCGGTTGGCAACAATACTAACAACGGAGGCCCTACACCTCCTCTCTCGCCCACCCGGGTGCCCCCCATGCACCGCCTGCTGAGTCCAACTCTCTTCCAGTCGGGCTCCAAGCCCCCACCGTTCCTCACCTACCCCCCACAGCCCCCCACGCCTCAGGGAAACGCCACCACTCCTCCCCAGGGCCAGAACCAGGCCCAG gtcCAGGCCCAAGCCAAGTCCAAGTCCTGTGAGTTTTGTGGGAAGACCTTCAAGTTCCAGAGCAACCTGATAGTCCACAGACGGagtcacacaggagagaggcccTACAAGTGTCATCTGTGTGACCATGCCTGTTCTCAAGCCTCCAAGCTGAAGAGACACAtgaagacacacatacacaagtcaGGCTCCCTGGGGAGCTCCCCTGaacaggagaatagaggagaggtaggagagggggaggagaagagcagagagggggagggaagaatgGGGATGGAcaacgaggaggaggaagaggatgaggaagaggaagaagaggaggaggaaattgaggatgaggaggagatgaggaacgGCCTAAGTAGGCCTGAGTCTAACCTGAGCATGGACTCAGAGTTCCACAAGAACAGGGAGAATGGGTCGAGGCCTTCCCCAGACGAGAAGCCTCATGGTGGGGATAGAGTGACGGAGAGCGGAGGGGTGGGTATCATGCACCCATACAACCACCTGGACAATCACCTGAGGCTGGCCCCTTCCAAGAAGACCATGAGTCTGGACAGGGAGAGGCAGCCTAATAGAGAgtcgagagaggagggagatgcagggaggggggagatggagattgagcgggacagagagcgagcgTTGGACAGGGCGATGGGCAGagcgatggacagagagagagagattgaaagagaggagaggcccTTGATGAACGGAAGGATTAGTGGGTCTGAAGACTCTTTCTCTGGACTGTTCCACCGCCGGCCCACCCCCATCACCAGCCCCAACCCCTCCAACAAGAGAATCAAG gtggagaaggagttGGAGCTCCCCGCGGCTCCGACCCTCATCTCCCCAGAGAACATGTATTCCCAGCTCCTGGCGGGCTACGCCGCTTCACGCCACTTCATCAGAGAACCCTTCCTCCACGGCTTCAGTGACGCCCACCAGTCCCCCTTCGCCACCTCCTCAGAGCACTCCTCCTCCGAGACGGGTTCCCTccgcttctccacctctcctggGGAATTCCTGGAGGGAGTGGGCGCATCGGGCCGCAGCGGCAGCTCCACCCCTCACCTCCTGCGGGGTCCCGGGCCGGGTCGACCCCCTAGTAAGGAGAGCAGACGGAGCGACACCTGTGAGTACTGTGGGAAGATATTCAAGAACTGCAGCAACCTGACGGTGCACCGACGTAGCCACACGGGAGAGAGGCCCTACAAGTGTGACCTGTGCAGCTACGCCTGCGCACAGAGCTCCAAGCTAACTCGCCACATGAAGACCCACGGGCAGTTTGGGAAGGAGGTGTACCGCTGTGACATCTGCCACATGCCCTTCAGCGTCTACAGCACCCTGGAGAAACACATGAAGAAGTGGCACGGGGAACACTTGATGGCCAGCGACGTCAAActggaggaggctgagagaggctag